ATTGAACTTGAGATTTCGCGTCCTAAAAAACATGTGGATTTTTCCCGCTATCATCTAATCAGAAATGGCAAGGAAGACCTTTCGCTATCCAATATAGCCCTATTCTTTGAAAATGGCGGCATGGATACTCTAAAAAACAAGTTACGTATAATTAAAAAATGCTCTACGGAGTATATAAACCCTGTGAAATAAAGGAGCTTAACGATGCGTTATTGCAAAAAATGTGCGATGCCTGATACGAGGCCCGGTTCTATTTTTGATAAAGAAGGTGTTTGTCGGGCGTGTCGTAACTATGAAAATCGCAAAACCATTAACTGGGATGAGAGGAAGA
This Phycisphaerae bacterium DNA region includes the following protein-coding sequences:
- a CDS encoding N-acetyl sugar amidotransferase is translated as MRYCKKCAMPDTRPGSIFDKEGVCRACRNYENRKTINWDERK